A genome region from Desulfurobacterium indicum includes the following:
- a CDS encoding TsoY family (seleno)protein, translating into MSFRKNLGEKYSPLYYLAALGSGGLVITFFMYLMFLTPHKGYPIPVYDTLINVLKGGSLFQSLVVVVGVAGVAFFAYLHFRLLFWNIKEYSNFKKTKKFEELKRSPAEVQLMAIPLTYAMTVNVLFMIGAIFIPHLWNVVEYIFPFALLAFFAIGVYGVKIFMDFISRVVAFGGFDTENNNSLSQMLFIFAFTMIAVGFSATGAMSHNKIVSALGIVFSVGFLSIAAVFGIIKLVIGFHSMFKHGVNREAAIGSVRYFV; encoded by the coding sequence ATGAGTTTCAGAAAGAATTTAGGAGAGAAATATTCTCCCCTTTACTATCTTGCTGCTCTTGGAAGTGGTGGTCTAGTTATAACCTTTTTTATGTATCTGATGTTTTTAACGCCCCACAAGGGTTATCCAATTCCTGTATATGATACGCTCATCAACGTTTTAAAAGGTGGTTCACTTTTCCAGAGTCTCGTAGTAGTTGTAGGTGTTGCCGGTGTTGCGTTCTTCGCCTATCTACACTTTAGATTGTTGTTCTGGAACATCAAGGAGTACAGCAACTTTAAGAAAACAAAGAAATTTGAAGAACTTAAGAGATCTCCTGCTGAAGTTCAACTGATGGCGATTCCCCTCACATACGCCATGACCGTAAACGTGCTTTTTATGATTGGAGCTATATTCATTCCGCACCTGTGGAATGTTGTTGAATACATATTTCCGTTTGCCCTGCTTGCCTTCTTCGCTATTGGAGTTTACGGTGTGAAGATATTTATGGATTTTATTTCAAGGGTAGTTGCTTTTGGTGGATTTGATACGGAAAACAACAACAGCTTAAGTCAGATGCTTTTCATTTTTGCGTTTACGATGATAGCAGTTGGATTTTCCGCTACTGGTGCCATGAGTCATAACAAGATCGTTTCGGCACTTGGTATTGTCTTTTCGGTGGGATTTTTAAGTATTGCAGCCGTGTTTGGGATCATAAAGCTTGTTATCGGTTTTCATTCCATGTTTAAACACGGTGTAAATCGTGAAGCTGCCATTGGTAGTGTACGATATTTTGTGTAA